From the genome of Spirosomataceae bacterium TFI 002, one region includes:
- a CDS encoding NADH dehydrogenase subunit C: protein MITNQEIVEDIAVQFGDKTSEFEEPKGMLTFTCEKDSIIDILRYFNESDRLRFRFLTDITAFHNPDNSGKEFCVVYHIHSFENGSRVRLKVYLPQENLDIPTATSLYAGANWMERETFDFYGVNFVGHPNLKRILNMDEMDYFPMRKEYPLEDATRDDKIDALFGR from the coding sequence ATGATAACTAATCAGGAAATAGTAGAAGACATTGCAGTTCAGTTTGGTGATAAAACTTCTGAGTTTGAAGAGCCAAAAGGAATGTTAACATTCACTTGTGAAAAAGATAGTATTATTGACATTCTTCGCTATTTCAACGAAAGCGATAGATTAAGATTCCGTTTCCTTACAGATATAACGGCATTTCACAATCCAGATAATAGTGGTAAAGAATTTTGTGTGGTATACCACATACATAGTTTTGAGAATGGTAGTAGGGTAAGATTAAAAGTATATCTACCTCAAGAAAACCTTGATATTCCAACTGCAACAAGTTTATACGCTGGTGCAAACTGGATGGAGAGAGAGACATTCGATTTCTACGGAGTCAATTTTGTCGGTCACCCTAACTTGAAACGAATTTTGAATATGGACGAAATGGACTATTTCCCTATGAGAAAAGAATATCCATTAGAAGACGCCACAAGAGACGATAAAATAGACGCCTTATTTGGCAGATAA
- a CDS encoding NADH dehydrogenase subunit B — protein MSEIKMVEPPEGLEGAGFFATSLDKVVGLARSHSLWPLPFATSCCGIEFMSTMAAHYDISRFGSERPSFSPRQADLLMVMGTISKKMGPVVKQVYLQMAEPRWVIAVGACASSGGIFDTYSVLQGIDRVIPVDVYVPGCPPRPEQILDGLIQIREIAKNEPRRRRESEEYKALLESYNI, from the coding sequence ATGAGCGAAATAAAAATGGTGGAACCACCAGAAGGTTTAGAAGGAGCGGGATTTTTCGCAACATCTTTAGATAAAGTAGTAGGATTGGCTAGAAGTCATTCGTTGTGGCCATTGCCATTTGCGACCTCATGTTGTGGTATTGAGTTCATGTCAACAATGGCAGCACACTACGACATTTCACGCTTTGGATCTGAAAGACCTAGCTTTTCACCTAGACAAGCTGACCTTTTGATGGTAATGGGTACCATTTCAAAAAAAATGGGACCTGTAGTTAAGCAAGTTTACTTACAAATGGCAGAGCCCAGATGGGTTATAGCCGTAGGTGCTTGTGCATCATCAGGTGGAATTTTTGATACTTATTCTGTTTTACAAGGAATAGATAGAGTAATTCCTGTGGATGTATATGTTCCAGGTTGCCCTCCACGTCCAGAGCAAATCTTAGATGGATTAATCCAGATCAGAGAAATTGCAAAAAACGAACCTAGGAGACGAAGAGAGTCGGAAGAATATAAAGCGTTACTTGAATCATATAATATTTAA
- a CDS encoding NADH dehydrogenase subunit A encodes METYTPEDYQPILLQLGLAVGFVVFTIITTHVLGPRLKGTKKEDPFECGIESVGDARTPISVRYFLTAILFVLFDVEIIFMYPWAVNFKQLGWFGFMEMLVFIGFLMAGFYYIIKKGVLEWEKD; translated from the coding sequence ATGGAAACCTACACACCTGAAGATTATCAACCGATCCTATTGCAACTTGGACTTGCAGTGGGCTTTGTAGTTTTCACTATTATTACAACACACGTTTTAGGGCCAAGACTTAAAGGGACCAAGAAAGAAGACCCATTTGAGTGCGGTATTGAATCTGTAGGTGACGCAAGAACACCTATCTCGGTTAGGTATTTCCTAACAGCAATTCTATTTGTCCTATTTGATGTAGAAATCATCTTTATGTACCCATGGGCAGTTAATTTCAAGCAATTAGGTTGGTTCGGGTTTATGGAAATGCTTGTATTTATTGGCTTTCTAATGGCTGGATTTTATTACATTATAAAAAAAGGTGTCCTCGAGTGGGAAAAAGACTAA
- a CDS encoding Por secretion system C-terminal sorting domain-containing protein: MLRSVIISFFVLIFSNNVFSQIDISFPSSRIVFQRDLANKANVPIAGNLTVVCDYVEARLSPLNGYQGSDTGWKVITNTSLNGFYQGEIGALGGWYKLEVRAFKAGEQVGYSSLDRIGVGEVFAVAGQSNAEGQSVYEGAIKGVTDDRISVINYHDSEMEENKLPFEFSKLNDNTKIGPYNPVPWIWAVMAEKIVKEQGVPVLIYGCAVGGTSSSLWNRSARGEDLRSVEALLIKFDGSPYQVLGRTLRNYASRTGIRAILWQQGESDFNNTEENYFNNIKYVIEQSRRDIKGNVPWVIAEASRTPNPSYAVTVAQKKLAENVPFTFKGPNTDLIYGTDLRFDGIHFHKDGITQAGNAWSNALKAASLFSLAAPISHKGIANISFECAANNEDVNIRINQSGINANWTNGSSQASAQITSGPIDAIVYNADGLRINFPSLRIRSKDDIKPGIQLEGESSFCEDKSSKIIASNGRDVTWQNGEKVNQIFPKTTGSYFFQAKNVYGCNFESNKIDISVYSKPKPELNFSDGIQRICEGTSIEVKTTNQFANILWEDGSTTPTRSINSTGNYNLKVTTENGCESDLVDFRIETLERPVAPVVNKIGYFVLEASSELNSDDKIEWFGGDQKLEFSNNTIRANTSGVYKARIQKSTQFDNQSITCPSSFSNDVAVVVGNEKIVAYPNPTRGEVNIESFYDEPRMEVWLYTIKGSLVSKTTISPPSDINKLSFDNIPNGIYVLNIKAGLFWYRKPLIIQK; encoded by the coding sequence ATGTTGAGAAGTGTAATTATTAGCTTTTTTGTGCTAATATTTTCGAACAATGTTTTTTCACAAATTGACATTTCTTTCCCAAGCTCACGAATCGTTTTTCAACGAGACCTAGCAAATAAAGCTAATGTTCCCATTGCTGGAAATCTAACCGTAGTTTGCGACTATGTAGAAGCTCGCTTAAGTCCCTTAAATGGATATCAAGGTTCTGATACGGGCTGGAAAGTAATCACAAACACATCTCTTAATGGTTTTTATCAAGGCGAAATCGGTGCTCTAGGCGGCTGGTATAAGCTTGAAGTTAGAGCATTCAAGGCAGGTGAACAAGTTGGTTACAGTAGCTTAGACCGAATAGGAGTAGGTGAAGTATTTGCTGTGGCAGGACAATCAAATGCAGAAGGCCAATCTGTTTATGAAGGTGCGATCAAAGGTGTTACTGACGACCGAATTAGTGTTATTAATTATCATGACTCCGAAATGGAAGAAAATAAGCTTCCATTTGAATTCTCAAAACTTAACGACAATACAAAAATAGGACCTTACAATCCTGTTCCATGGATATGGGCTGTAATGGCAGAAAAAATTGTAAAAGAACAAGGGGTTCCAGTTTTAATATATGGCTGTGCAGTTGGTGGTACAAGCAGTTCACTTTGGAATAGAAGTGCCCGAGGTGAAGACCTAAGATCAGTGGAGGCACTACTGATAAAGTTCGACGGAAGCCCATATCAAGTTTTAGGCAGAACACTCAGAAATTATGCTTCTCGCACTGGAATTCGTGCAATATTATGGCAACAAGGGGAAAGCGACTTCAATAATACCGAAGAGAACTATTTCAATAATATAAAATATGTAATTGAGCAATCTAGACGTGACATCAAAGGAAACGTTCCATGGGTAATTGCAGAAGCCTCTCGTACACCTAACCCATCTTATGCAGTCACTGTTGCTCAGAAAAAGCTTGCAGAAAACGTTCCCTTTACTTTTAAAGGACCCAATACAGACTTGATTTACGGAACTGACCTTCGCTTTGATGGAATTCATTTTCACAAAGACGGAATAACTCAAGCAGGTAATGCTTGGTCAAATGCTTTGAAAGCCGCAAGTCTGTTCTCATTGGCCGCCCCTATTTCTCACAAAGGAATCGCTAATATAAGTTTTGAATGTGCAGCCAATAACGAAGATGTAAATATCAGAATTAACCAAAGTGGTATCAATGCCAATTGGACAAATGGATCAAGCCAAGCTTCAGCACAAATAACTAGTGGGCCTATTGATGCCATAGTTTACAATGCTGACGGCTTGAGAATAAATTTCCCAAGTTTAAGAATTAGAAGTAAAGACGACATTAAACCTGGCATACAGCTTGAAGGCGAATCTTCTTTTTGTGAAGATAAAAGTTCCAAAATAATTGCGTCTAATGGTAGAGATGTGACATGGCAAAATGGAGAAAAGGTTAATCAAATATTTCCAAAAACAACTGGGTCGTACTTTTTCCAAGCAAAAAATGTCTATGGTTGTAATTTTGAATCCAATAAAATTGACATTTCAGTCTATTCAAAACCTAAACCAGAACTTAACTTTAGTGATGGCATACAACGAATATGCGAAGGAACTTCAATAGAAGTTAAAACGACTAACCAATTTGCAAATATTCTTTGGGAAGATGGAAGTACAACTCCCACACGAAGTATAAATTCAACAGGAAATTACAACTTAAAAGTCACCACAGAGAATGGTTGCGAGTCTGATCTTGTGGATTTCAGAATCGAAACACTGGAAAGACCAGTAGCACCTGTCGTAAATAAAATAGGATATTTCGTTTTAGAAGCAAGCTCTGAACTCAACTCCGACGACAAGATCGAATGGTTCGGTGGTGATCAAAAACTAGAATTCAGCAATAATACCATTAGAGCAAATACTAGCGGTGTGTATAAAGCACGTATTCAGAAAAGTACTCAATTTGACAATCAGTCTATAACTTGTCCATCATCTTTCTCCAATGACGTTGCTGTAGTTGTAGGGAATGAAAAAATTGTAGCCTACCCTAATCCAACTCGAGGTGAAGTCAATATTGAGAGTTTTTATGATGAACCTAGAATGGAAGTTTGGCTTTATACCATCAAGGGCAGTTTGGTTTCAAAAACCACCATTTCCCCTCCAAGCGACATTAATAAACTATCATTTGACAATATCCCAAACGGGATTTATGTGCTCAATATTAAAGCTGGACTCTTTTGGTATCGTAAACCCTTAATTATTCAAAAGTAG
- a CDS encoding Por secretion system C-terminal sorting domain-containing protein, with protein sequence MKFFREQLYLTLLVLCSITTFGQIEITFPAERAIFQRNNGNASIVYVAGHYRSRVDRIEARFVPIQGGSAVGWSTIANFPNYGLFRGSLVVSGGWYRLEVRGTLNGEVLFQSEVSRVGIGEVFVIAGQSNAQGYNNFGQRGANDDRVNVISNHYSLGQNLPQYPSFGKLEAESKIAPTGNGAWCWGELGDMLASRLNVPILFINTAWEGYEVAQFVRSSYGESGINPYSQISAPAGYPFNSMSNALHYYTNLTGMRSVLWHQGETDNYLNTPREVYVDQLKTLIQQTRNVTGKNISWMVSRASKDQTRYYPTVVEAQNTVISSTENVFFGPNTDEIHDRRDGVHFSTTGLTRLAEAWNSSMNQNFFSFSNPQLGNPPLQLNQNCDPDGNPNEPVIITAPQGYSTYQWSNGGNNNSTRLGQGYHQGRAKDRFGNVYYSAPIIINDNILPEKPTISALGNTEFCAGESVELVANKESSIFWNVNQSGPKIQASNPGYYSATYVNFYGCGTTSDPIEIKNFPTTVPKIRASGPTEICSDQELKLIADVSSNLKWSNGEQSPEINVKESGNYFAMARNEYGCEGKSEEINVNIKPAAKVPSVINNGSNEFCQKDSTILVVNSDDDFEWNIGTKNQEISIKNSGTYYATARNSFNCTAKSNEIKIQVNPTPEKPTITAKGPTTFCDDSTVVLVAPDAVEYEWSNGINQKEILVAQTSNMFLKVSNEFGCVSPISDMVEVVALPTPKNPNVIQTGTFTLSASFTGDTSSLNYIWKLNGEPFDNNSPRLKAKSQGDYSVIGVQNYQLSDGNMLTCSSIASKELNYVISENNKGFSVYPNPNYVDEMKIETLEDVDNATISVYDLTGKIYRTYFVPLFDDVKTFDLVGVPHGEYVIKIKNNRTKYISKLIIR encoded by the coding sequence ATGAAGTTTTTTAGGGAACAACTATATCTCACACTATTAGTACTGTGTAGTATTACAACTTTTGGGCAAATTGAAATTACTTTTCCAGCGGAAAGAGCTATTTTTCAAAGAAACAACGGCAATGCTAGCATCGTTTATGTTGCAGGGCACTATCGATCAAGAGTAGATCGAATTGAAGCTAGGTTTGTACCAATACAAGGAGGCTCAGCTGTAGGCTGGAGTACTATTGCAAATTTTCCAAACTATGGACTATTCAGAGGATCGCTCGTTGTTAGTGGCGGATGGTACAGATTAGAAGTCCGCGGAACACTAAACGGAGAAGTCCTATTTCAATCCGAAGTTTCTAGGGTAGGAATAGGAGAAGTCTTTGTTATTGCGGGACAGTCAAATGCCCAAGGCTATAACAACTTTGGTCAAAGAGGAGCTAATGATGACAGAGTAAATGTCATTAGCAACCATTATTCCCTTGGTCAAAACCTTCCTCAGTATCCTTCCTTTGGTAAACTAGAAGCAGAAAGTAAAATTGCACCAACAGGAAATGGAGCTTGGTGCTGGGGTGAGTTAGGAGATATGCTTGCCAGCAGACTAAACGTCCCTATCCTATTCATAAATACAGCTTGGGAAGGTTATGAAGTAGCTCAATTTGTAAGGAGTTCATACGGCGAATCTGGAATAAATCCATATTCACAAATATCAGCACCTGCTGGTTATCCATTTAACTCAATGTCTAATGCATTACATTACTACACGAATCTTACGGGAATGAGATCAGTATTGTGGCATCAAGGCGAAACAGATAACTATTTAAATACTCCAAGAGAGGTTTACGTGGATCAGCTCAAAACCTTGATTCAACAAACCAGAAACGTAACTGGTAAGAATATTTCCTGGATGGTCTCTCGTGCTTCTAAAGATCAAACTAGGTATTACCCAACCGTTGTGGAAGCTCAAAATACGGTTATTTCTAGTACAGAGAATGTATTTTTCGGCCCAAATACTGATGAAATTCACGACAGAAGAGATGGTGTCCATTTCTCTACCACAGGTCTCACAAGACTTGCCGAAGCATGGAATAGCAGCATGAATCAAAATTTCTTTTCATTTTCTAATCCACAGTTAGGAAATCCTCCGTTACAATTGAATCAAAATTGTGACCCAGATGGAAATCCAAACGAGCCAGTGATAATTACAGCTCCTCAAGGATACTCTACCTATCAATGGAGCAATGGAGGGAATAATAATAGTACTCGACTTGGGCAAGGATATCATCAAGGTAGGGCTAAAGATAGATTCGGAAATGTGTATTACTCTGCTCCTATTATCATAAACGATAACATACTCCCAGAAAAACCAACTATTTCAGCACTTGGAAATACCGAATTCTGTGCAGGCGAAAGCGTAGAGCTGGTTGCTAACAAAGAATCTAGTATCTTCTGGAATGTTAATCAATCGGGTCCAAAAATTCAAGCATCCAACCCTGGTTATTACTCGGCAACATATGTAAACTTTTATGGCTGCGGTACTACTAGCGATCCTATCGAAATAAAAAACTTCCCAACTACTGTTCCTAAAATTCGAGCTTCTGGACCAACTGAAATATGTTCGGATCAAGAACTCAAGTTAATTGCAGATGTAAGCAGTAATTTGAAATGGAGTAATGGCGAACAAAGCCCTGAAATAAATGTAAAAGAAAGTGGTAATTACTTCGCTATGGCTCGTAATGAATATGGATGTGAAGGAAAGTCAGAAGAAATTAATGTAAATATAAAACCAGCCGCCAAAGTCCCTTCGGTAATAAACAATGGTTCCAATGAGTTTTGCCAAAAAGATTCGACCATACTCGTTGTAAATAGTGATGATGACTTTGAATGGAACATTGGCACCAAAAACCAAGAAATATCTATCAAGAACTCTGGTACATATTACGCAACAGCTAGAAATTCTTTTAACTGTACCGCGAAATCAAATGAGATTAAAATCCAAGTAAACCCAACACCAGAGAAGCCAACCATAACTGCTAAAGGTCCAACAACTTTTTGTGATGATTCAACAGTGGTATTGGTTGCTCCAGACGCCGTAGAATACGAATGGAGTAATGGAATCAACCAAAAGGAAATCCTAGTGGCTCAAACCAGCAATATGTTTTTGAAGGTTTCTAACGAATTTGGCTGCGTTTCACCTATCTCAGATATGGTTGAAGTAGTTGCTTTACCAACCCCAAAAAATCCTAATGTAATTCAAACTGGAACATTTACGCTTTCAGCCTCCTTTACTGGTGATACATCTAGCCTCAATTATATTTGGAAATTAAATGGTGAACCATTTGACAACAACAGTCCCAGACTCAAAGCCAAATCCCAAGGTGATTATAGTGTTATTGGGGTTCAAAATTACCAATTATCCGATGGCAACATGTTAACATGCAGCTCTATAGCTTCGAAAGAATTAAATTATGTCATATCTGAAAACAATAAGGGCTTTAGCGTATATCCGAACCCTAACTACGTGGATGAAATGAAAATTGAGACTTTAGAAGATGTCGATAATGCCACTATTTCTGTATATGACTTGACTGGTAAAATATATCGTACTTATTTTGTACCTCTATTTGACGATGTAAAAACATTTGACCTTGTTGGTGTACCACACGGTGAGTATGTTATAAAAATCAAGAATAATAGAACAAAGTATATTTCCAAGCTTATAATTAGATAA
- a CDS encoding GTP-binding protein — MSANFIDYVKINCKSGDGGAGSVHFRREKYVDKGGPDGGDGGRGGHIILRGNSQLWTLIHLKYRKHIKADKGGRGGGSRSTGAQGKNIIIEVPLGTIARNEETGTKIAEITSHGEEVILLEGGMGGLGNSHFKNSVQKTPRYAQPGIEGLEAWIILELKVLADVGLVGFPNAGKSTLLSVVSAAKPEIGDYAFTTLTPNLGVVSYRDDKSFIIADIPGIIEGASEGKGLGLRFLRHIERNSVLLFIVSADSENVLKEYKTLLKELKLYNKELLDKERLLGISKSDLLDEKSRKKIEKSIPKDLPHVYFSSLTLNGVDDLKDMIWQSLVEES; from the coding sequence ATGTCAGCAAATTTTATTGATTACGTAAAAATCAACTGTAAGTCCGGGGACGGAGGAGCTGGTTCTGTTCATTTTCGAAGAGAAAAATATGTTGACAAAGGGGGCCCAGATGGTGGCGACGGAGGACGTGGAGGCCATATTATACTGAGAGGTAATAGTCAATTATGGACATTGATACACCTAAAGTATAGAAAGCACATTAAAGCTGACAAAGGTGGCAGAGGTGGCGGAAGTCGCAGTACTGGTGCACAAGGAAAAAATATTATTATTGAAGTTCCATTAGGCACAATTGCCCGAAATGAGGAAACAGGTACGAAAATTGCAGAAATTACAAGTCATGGAGAAGAGGTAATTTTACTTGAGGGTGGTATGGGTGGACTTGGCAATAGCCATTTCAAAAACTCCGTACAAAAAACTCCTAGGTATGCACAACCTGGTATTGAGGGACTTGAAGCATGGATTATTCTAGAGCTCAAAGTTTTAGCAGATGTTGGACTTGTAGGTTTTCCTAATGCAGGAAAAAGCACTTTACTTTCGGTTGTTTCGGCAGCCAAGCCAGAGATTGGAGATTATGCATTTACAACGCTAACTCCTAATTTGGGAGTGGTATCTTACAGGGATGACAAGTCTTTTATTATTGCAGATATACCTGGTATAATTGAAGGTGCATCCGAAGGAAAAGGACTTGGATTACGTTTTTTAAGGCATATTGAACGAAATTCCGTATTATTGTTCATAGTTTCTGCGGATTCTGAGAACGTTTTAAAAGAATACAAAACACTTTTAAAAGAATTAAAATTATATAACAAAGAATTATTAGATAAAGAACGTCTACTAGGGATTTCTAAATCAGATCTCTTAGACGAAAAGTCAAGAAAAAAAATAGAAAAGTCGATACCAAAAGATCTACCACACGTGTATTTCTCTTCCCTAACCCTCAATGGTGTCGATGATTTAAAAGATATGATATGGCAAAGCCTCGTTGAGGAAAGCTGA
- a CDS encoding Adenylate kinase codes for MFNLVIFGPPGAGKGTQSAKIIDKFQLAHISTGDMFRMHITEETPLGIKVKQILADGLLVPDSITIDMLEEEVIANPGVAGFIFDGFPRTVKQAEALDSFLLKRDEKIDLVLKLEVNEQEIKDRIAERQKTSGRADDGADKLLRRIDEYFTKTIHVLPFYEAQNKVVKINGIGKIDEIFEQIVSEIDKAMNR; via the coding sequence ATGTTTAATTTAGTCATATTTGGACCTCCCGGAGCTGGAAAAGGAACTCAGTCTGCAAAAATTATAGATAAATTTCAATTGGCACACATTTCTACAGGAGATATGTTTAGAATGCATATCACCGAAGAAACACCACTTGGAATTAAAGTGAAACAAATTTTGGCCGACGGCCTTCTTGTTCCTGATAGCATTACTATTGATATGCTTGAAGAAGAAGTTATAGCAAATCCAGGAGTAGCAGGATTCATTTTTGATGGCTTTCCAAGAACAGTTAAACAGGCTGAGGCATTAGATTCATTTCTACTAAAGAGAGACGAAAAAATTGACTTAGTACTGAAACTAGAAGTTAACGAGCAGGAAATTAAAGACAGAATTGCTGAACGCCAAAAAACTAGCGGTAGAGCAGACGATGGAGCAGATAAACTTCTAAGAAGAATTGATGAATACTTTACAAAAACTATTCATGTACTTCCGTTCTACGAAGCACAAAACAAAGTAGTAAAAATTAACGGCATTGGTAAAATAGACGAAATTTTTGAGCAAATCGTCTCGGAAATTGATAAGGCTATGAACCGTTAA
- a CDS encoding phosphate transport system substrate-binding protein, whose product MKTLQYYIILLFLITACSKADKAEKLTIREGKIKVAVDESFKYIADAQIDAYKMHYPKTEFEVVYTPEQKAIGLMLSDSVELAIVSRELDETEQKYFTSRELSYLPGHMAVDAVALIVNTDSQLDSISMAEIKSILLGTNQNKNRLVFDNSSSSNLNMMLKKFEVEDITKGNISAAKGTNDVFEFIENSNYSIGVIGNNWISDSDDPRALKLRSRFKVLAVSEDGKNAVKPSTLSLEEKTYPLTKTIYLHTTQDRWGVAKGFVRFACSQVGQLVVEKMGLQPYYIIPKNYSINPGPNIITVE is encoded by the coding sequence ATGAAAACCTTACAATATTATATAATACTGCTATTTCTAATTACCGCATGTTCCAAAGCCGACAAAGCAGAAAAGCTTACCATTCGCGAAGGAAAGATAAAAGTAGCGGTAGATGAATCATTCAAATACATCGCCGATGCTCAAATTGATGCATATAAAATGCACTATCCTAAAACAGAGTTTGAAGTTGTATATACTCCAGAGCAGAAAGCAATCGGATTGATGTTATCAGACTCTGTAGAACTAGCAATAGTTTCGAGAGAACTTGACGAAACTGAACAAAAATATTTTACGTCTAGAGAATTATCTTACCTACCAGGTCACATGGCGGTGGATGCAGTCGCTCTCATCGTTAACACAGACTCTCAATTAGATTCTATTTCAATGGCTGAGATTAAATCAATCTTATTAGGTACTAATCAAAACAAAAACAGATTAGTATTTGATAACAGCAGTTCCAGTAATCTCAACATGATGTTAAAAAAGTTTGAAGTTGAAGATATCACAAAAGGAAATATCTCAGCAGCAAAAGGAACAAATGACGTTTTTGAATTTATAGAAAACAGTAACTATTCAATAGGCGTAATTGGAAATAATTGGATAAGTGACTCTGACGACCCAAGAGCCCTAAAATTAAGATCAAGATTTAAAGTTTTGGCGGTTAGCGAAGATGGAAAAAATGCAGTTAAACCAAGTACATTAAGTCTTGAAGAAAAAACTTACCCACTTACCAAGACAATATATTTACACACAACTCAAGATAGATGGGGAGTTGCAAAAGGTTTCGTCCGTTTTGCATGCTCTCAAGTTGGTCAACTAGTTGTAGAAAAAATGGGGCTTCAACCCTACTATATAATTCCAAAAAACTATTCTATCAATCCAGGACCCAATATAATCACTGTAGAATAA
- a CDS encoding outer membrane transport energization protein TonB, producing the protein MDPNIKNKHQDLDDIIFETRNKEYGAYFLRKNYSKFLRRAAIYGIGSCLLIIGGAWGYQKFIVPSLDKDSIEVVDINLEDLQQEEEEDLPPPPPPPEEEPPPPPPEVNQIKFLPPEPKPDEEVKVEEPPPPIEKTKDAAITTKTVESDNIATAFTPPPPPPPAITKPAGLGKPKEEEIFTAVEQQPEFPGGTSEMYKYIGENMKYPAAAQRANISGRVFIKFVVEKDGSIGNIEVLKGIGFGCDEEAMRVIKSMPKWNPGRQNGKNVRVYFTMPVVYRLE; encoded by the coding sequence ATGGATCCGAATATTAAAAACAAACACCAAGACTTAGATGATATCATCTTTGAAACTAGGAACAAAGAGTACGGTGCCTATTTTCTAAGAAAGAACTATTCTAAGTTTTTAAGAAGAGCAGCTATCTATGGGATAGGTTCATGTCTCTTAATAATTGGTGGAGCGTGGGGTTACCAAAAGTTCATCGTACCTTCTCTTGATAAAGATTCTATCGAAGTTGTAGATATCAACTTGGAAGATTTGCAACAGGAGGAGGAAGAAGATCTTCCACCACCACCGCCACCACCAGAGGAGGAACCACCTCCACCACCACCAGAGGTGAATCAAATCAAATTCCTTCCTCCTGAGCCAAAGCCAGATGAAGAAGTGAAAGTTGAGGAGCCACCACCACCGATAGAGAAAACAAAGGATGCAGCCATCACTACTAAAACAGTAGAAAGTGATAACATAGCTACAGCCTTTACTCCACCTCCACCGCCACCACCTGCAATTACAAAACCTGCAGGTCTAGGAAAGCCTAAAGAGGAAGAGATTTTCACAGCGGTAGAACAACAACCAGAATTCCCAGGAGGAACTTCAGAAATGTACAAGTACATTGGAGAAAACATGAAATACCCAGCTGCAGCACAACGTGCTAACATCTCAGGTAGAGTGTTTATCAAGTTCGTTGTTGAGAAAGATGGTTCTATCGGAAATATCGAAGTTCTAAAAGGAATTGGTTTTGGATGTGATGAGGAAGCAATGCGAGTTATCAAATCCATGCCTAAATGGAACCCAGGTCGCCAGAATGGTAAAAACGTTCGTGTTTACTTTACTATGCCTGTAGTTTATAGACTAGAGTAA
- a CDS encoding Biopolymer transport protein ExbD/TolR produces MAEVQVKDSGGKGGKVRSQKKTGKPDMTPMVDLGFLLITFFIYTTTFSKPNIMGFNTPSKDKDVPEETSESKESNTITIILGENDRVFWYQGAMKTVTSDDLTETDYSAEGIRQAILLKKQSAPNPENWTVIIKPTDESTWKNAVDILDETSITDSPQKAVVDLQKVEKEAYYGKIGKPVPVQ; encoded by the coding sequence ATGGCAGAAGTACAGGTAAAAGACTCCGGTGGTAAAGGTGGAAAAGTAAGGTCGCAGAAGAAAACAGGTAAACCTGATATGACACCGATGGTGGATTTAGGTTTCTTACTTATCACTTTCTTTATATACACGACCACTTTCAGCAAACCCAACATTATGGGTTTTAACACACCGAGTAAAGACAAAGATGTACCAGAAGAGACCTCAGAATCGAAGGAATCTAACACCATCACCATTATTTTAGGTGAGAATGATAGAGTTTTCTGGTACCAAGGTGCAATGAAGACAGTTACGTCGGATGATTTAACAGAAACTGATTATTCAGCAGAAGGAATAAGACAAGCTATTTTGCTTAAAAAGCAATCAGCTCCTAATCCTGAAAACTGGACAGTTATCATCAAACCTACAGATGAATCCACTTGGAAAAATGCTGTAGATATACTTGACGAAACTTCAATTACCGACAGCCCTCAAAAAGCTGTTGTGGATCTACAAAAAGTAGAAAAAGAGGCCTACTATGGAAAAATAGGCAAACCAGTGCCCGTTCAATAA